In Lotus japonicus ecotype B-129 chromosome 5, LjGifu_v1.2, one genomic interval encodes:
- the LOC130719067 gene encoding homeobox-leucine zipper protein ANTHOCYANINLESS 2-like codes for MDVVMNSLLDWAFTEAEIKDVVMNWDGYKSSLPGRFTMAFFKNFKEEIMVDLLLEVENPWGVSMGDGLYINPLQFSDEGFFVSLEQRKMEGLGKTRDDEYQNKHGSGTFEGPSGDDQDAGDDQQQNKKKKYHRHTRQQIKELEALFNETPHPDEEQRLDISKKLGLETDNVKFWFQNKRTQMKEQLERHENKHLRQENEKLRVENYVMHKAMENATCNKCDGTIISTGNQLILENSKLKDQLNQMHALISTILMKALPTPNSGVIGRYEVGGSSNFSTPLLPMGHDLRNEVMGTPLNTLSGITPPMELVSSEAELKRSMLWSLALAAMDELIKMAEPDSPLWIKSSDGGKDVLNQDEYARIFSPYIGPNPIGYVTEASRETGLVLFNSLSLVETLMDADRWPGMFPSMVGKAVTVEVISSGMNGYISGALIMMQCEVQLPSPLVPVREWNILRFCQQYAKGVWVVVDVSIDNESSSMSYKRLPSGCIVHGISNSLSKITWVDHSQYDESVVHQLYRPLVNSGIGFGAQRWVATLQRQCEFIAMLMSCCVPSADTPDISQGGRRNMLRLAQRMANYFLSGICASSSCKWDILHMGNNGTRFMSRKHVNNLGEDPDNVISVTTSVLLPVSRKILFDFLRKSRYRGQWNMFSNDIPEQEILHLSKGQKEGNCVSVLGDYNNVGNENIMSNLLWVQDSCDDTSGSMIVYSPINVQSFNMVVNGEDSVDVPLLPSGFVILPDGARTLPDGSSSSRGGRNSDGGKCLLTLGFQMNLDNNFAMESVDTMNGLISCTIEKIKEALLVA; via the exons ATGGATGTTGTAATGAATTCTCTGTTGGATTGGGCATTTACTGAGGCTGAGATTAAGGATGTTGTGATGAATTGGGATGGTTATAAATCGTCCTTGCCAGGTAGATTCACAATGGCCTTCTTTAAGAATTTCAAGGAGGAAATTATGGTGGATCTG TTGTTAGAAGTGGAAAATCCTTGGGGGGTGAGCATGGGGGATGGTTTGTACATAAATCCTTTACAGTTTTCAGATGAAGgcttttttgtttctcttgag CAAAGGAAAATGGAGGGGCTTGGAAAAACAAGGGATGATGAGTATCAAAACAAACATGGAAGTGGTACTTTTGAAGGTCCATCTGGTGATGATCAAGATGCAGGTGATGACCAACAAcaaaataagaagaagaaataccACAGACATACTCGTCAACAAATTAAGGAGCTTGAAGC TTTGTTCAATGAGACTCCTCATCCCGATGAAGAGCAAAGATTAGATATTAGTAAGAAGCTAGGCTTGGAGACAGATAATGTCAAGTTTTGGTTTCAGAACAAGAGAACCCAAATGAAG GAGCAATTGGAACGCCATGAGAACAAGCATCTAAGGCAAGAAAATGAGAAGCTTCGAGTAGAGAACTATGTTATGCATAAAGCTATGGAAAATGCAACATGCAACAAATGTGATGGTACAATCATTTCTACGGGGAACCAACTGATACTTGAGAATTCTAAACTAAAGGATCAATTGAATCAAATGCATGCCTTAATATCGACTATTCTCATGAAAGCTCTACCAACCCCAAACTCTGGTGTCATTGGAAGATACGAGGTTGGTGGGTCAAGCAATTTTAGCACGCCCTTGTTGCCAATGGGACATGATCTAAGAAATGAAGTTATGGGCACTCCACTCAATACGCTTTCTGGAATCACACCACCAATGGAATTGGTGAGTAGTGAAGCTGAGCTTAAGAGATCTATGTTGTGGAGTCTTGCATTAGCTGCTATGGATGAATTAATTAAGATGGCTGAGCCAGATAGCCCTCTTTGGATCAAGAGTTCAGATGGAGGGAAAGATGTATTAAACCAGGATGAGTATGCAAGGATTTTTTCTCCTTATATTGGTCCAAATCCGATTGGTTATGTAACTGAAGCTTCGAGAGAAACCGGGCTAGTACTTTTCAACAGTTTGTCCCTTGTGGAGACATTGATGGACGCA GATCGTTGGCCAGGAATGTTTCCATCTATGGTTGGTAAAGCTGTAACCGTGGAAGTGATATCAAGTGGCATGAATGGATATATAAGCGGAGCTTTGATAATG ATGCAATGTGAGGTTCAATTACCTTCCCCACTTGTCCCAGTTAGGGAATGGAATATCTTGAGATTTTGCCAGCAATATGCAAAAGGTGTatgggttgttgttgatgtaTCTATTGATAATGAAAGTTCATCAATGAGTTACAAGAGGCTTCCTTCCGGATGTATTGTTCATGGCATATCAAATAGTTTGTCCAAG ATCACATGGGTTGATCATTCCCAATATGATGAGAGTGTTGTCCACCAACTGTATCGCCCTTTAGTTAATTCGGGCATTGGGTTTGGTGCTCAAAGATGGGTCGCAACTCTCCAAAGGCAGTGTGAATTCATTGCAATGCTCATGTCCTGTTGTGTTCCATCTGCAGACACCCCGG ACATAAGCCAAGGTGGTAGGAGAAACATGTTGAGGCTTGCACAACGTATGGCCAATTATTTTTTGTCTGGAATCTGTGCTTCATCTTCTTGCAAGTGGGATATCCTTCACATGGGTAACAATGGCACAAGGTTTATGTCTCGGAAACATGTTAACAACCTTGGTGAAGATCCTGACAATGTCATCAGCGTCACAACTTCTGTTTTGTTGCCAGTGTCGCGGAAAATTTTGTTTGATTTCCTGCGCAAGAGTCGATACAGAGGTCAATGGAACATGTTTTCGAATGATATACCAGAGCAAGAGATTCTTCATTTGAGCAAAGGACAGAAAGAAGGAAATTGTGTTTCAGTCCTCGGGGATTATAATAAT GTTGGTAATGAAAATATTATGAGCAACTTGCTTTGGGTGCAAGACTCCTGTGATGACACCTCTGGGTCTATGATAGTGTATTCCCCCATTAATGTTCAATCTTTCAACATGGTGGTGAATGGTGAAGATTCTGTAGATGTTCCTCTCTTGCCTTCAGGCTTTGTTATTCTTCCAGATGGCGCTAGGACTTTACCTGATGGTAGCAGCAGTAGTAGAGGTGGTCGTAACAGCGATGGTGGCAAATGCCTGCTTACATTAGGCTTTCAAATGAATCTGGATAACAACTTCGCAATGGAGTCAGTTGATACTATGAATGGGCTTATCTCATGCACTATTGAGAAGATAAAGGAAGCACTTCTAGTTGCATGA